ACATCTCACGACACGAGCTGACGACAACCATGCACCACCTGTCACCTCTGTCCCGAAGGAAAACTCTATCTCTAGAGCGGTCAGAGGGATGTCAAGACCTGGTAAGGTTCTTCGCGTTGCTTCGAATTAAACCACATGCTCCACCGCTTGTGCGGGCCCCCGTCAATTCCTTTGAGTTTCAACCTTGCGGTCGTACTCCCCAGGCGGAGTGCTTAATGCGTTAGCTACGGCACTAAACCCCGGAAAGGGTCTAACACCTAGCACTCATCGTTTACGGCGTGGACTACCAGGGTATCTAATCCTGTTTGCTCCCCACGCTTTCGAGCCTCAGCGTCAGTTACAAGCCAGAGAGCCGCTTTCGCCACCGGTGTTCCTCCATATATCTACGCATTTCACCGCTACACATGGAATTCCACTCTCCCCTCTTGCACTCAAGTTAAACAGTTTCCAAAGCGTACTATGGTTAAGCCACAGCCTTTAACTTCAGACTTATCTAACCGCCTGCGCTCGCTTTACGCCCAATAAATCCGGACAACGCTCGGGACCTACGTATTACCGCGGCTGCTGGCACGTAGTTAGCCGTCCCTTTCTGGTAAGATACCGTCACAGTGTGAACTTTCCACTCTCACACTCGTTCTTCTCTTACAACAGAGCTTTACGATCCGAAAACCTTCTTCACTCACGCGGCGTTGCTCGGTCAGACTTCCGTCCATTGCCGAAGATTCCCTACTGCTGCCTCCCGTAGGAGTCTGGGCCGTGTCTCAGTCCCAGTGTGGCCGATCACCCTCTCAGGTCGGCTATGTATCGTTGCCTTGGTGAGCCGTTACCTCACCAACTAGCTAATACAACGCAGGTCCATCTGGTAGTGATGCAATTGCACCTTTTAAGCAGTTATCATGCGATATCTACTATTATGCGGTATTAGCTATCGTTTCCAATAGTTATCCCCCGCTACCAGGCAGGTTACCTACGCGTTACTCACCCGTTCGCAACTCATCCGGAAAGAGCAAGCTCCTTCCTTCAGCGTTCTACTTGCATGTATTAGGCACGCCGCCAGCGTTCGTCCTGAGCCAGGATCAAACTCTCATTAAAAGTTTGAGTTCTCACTCATTTCTGTCACTGACAGATTTATTGTTTTTTTCATTGTTCAGTACTACAACATCAGTTGTAGTGCCCTGCACATTGGTTCGTCTTGTTCAGTTTTCAAAGGTCTTTGCCTCTCACTTCTCTCGTGAGCGACAACTATATTAGTATATCACAGTCACTTTTAACTGTCAACAGGTTTTTTTAACTTTTTTATATCCTATTAACCTCTCTGCAATACACCCATAGTCCGTACGGGATTCGAACCCGTGTTACCGCCGTGAAAAGGCGGTGTCTTAACCCCTTGACCAACGGACCTTGAGCTTTTCAACTCTTTCTATTATACCTACTTTTTCTACCTTGTCAACTAGTTTGACTACTTTTTTTATCTTTTTGGCGAAAAATCTTTTAGCACTTGTCTCAGCTCTTTTAACATCGCTTTTCTTCCTTTAAATCTCTCATCAGCAATCAATCTCTCATAAAGTTCCAATTTTTCTTTTCCTAATCCTGCTTTATATCCTTTAAGTACTTCTTGTAAAGCATATGACTCATCTAACAGAAGACCTCCTTCTCCTAATCGGTGGCTAATTTTTCCGACCTCTTCATATGCTTGCCGATCTAATCTTCTTTTATAACTTTCTTGTTTTCGAACTGCGTCTAAAATTCGGTTTCGGAATTTTGTTTTGAAATAGGTGTAAAATTGTTTGTCTCTTTTTTCGATGAATTCCGGGTAGTTTTCTAATAATTCGTTAAGGCAAATCATTCCCTCCTGATCCCAATCTTCTTTTTCCCATAGATGTAGATAGTACTCTTTTCGACACTTATGTACAATGGCTTTTACTTCATGGTAATATTTTTCTAACATCATTACCCTCCTTTTCTTTATCCAGTATATCATAGCTAGGTTTTACAGAACTCTTTCTTTTTTATTTTGCTTGTTTACTTGTCTAAACTTATACTTGGGATATTTTAACATTTCTTTTAGATTATTTTTGAGGCTTTTCAGAATACAAAAAATGACAAGAAATGATTCTTGTCATTCGAGATTTATTGGAATAAATCTACGATTGTATCCCAGATTGTTTTTGCTTTTTCTTTAATTTTAGCATCAGAAATTGCTCGTTCCGCTTCATCTATAAGATTTTGAGCGCGCCCTTGGATATCACTGATAGAGTCGTTTGTTTGTGTACCCCCATTATCAGTTGACTGGCTTGGAACATTTTCAGGAGCAATCCCATTTAGTTTATAGGCATTTTCAACTTTAAAGGTAGTTCCCGGCGTATAAGGAAGAATTGTTTCTGCCATACTTCTAAAAATATGAGCAGCACCATTTGATGTCGAACCTGCTAGATAATGATTTTCATCAGTAGTCGGAAAACCAAGCCAATGACTAATGACGACATCAGGCGTGTACCCAATAACCCACTGGTCACTTGTATACACAGGGTTGAAAGCCGCTTCTGTTGTACCTGTTTTCCCCGCCATAACATAACCATCTGGTGACGAACTTATTCCTGTACCATTTGTAAAGGTTCCTAGCATCATACTAGTCATTTTATCAGCTACGGATTTATCTATTACGCGTTTTTGAGAATTTTTGTGAGTGGCAATTACTTGTCCACTTGCATTTTCAATGCGAGTAATAAAATGTGCTTCTGGCATCAAACCGTCGTTTGCAAATGCTGCATAAGCCTGTGCCATCTGGAGCGGATTTGTTTCTACACCACCCCCCAGAGCAACACCTAAGACACGGTCTACGTTCGTCAAGTTTAGTCCAAATTTCTCGCCCGATTCAAAAGCCTTATCAATCCCAAGCTCCTTAACTGTCGCTACTGCTGGAAGATTTAGCGATTCTGCTAAAGCTTGATACATTGGAACTTCTGGAGAAGTCTTGATTCCTGCGTAATTATCTACCTTGTAATCGCCATACTCCATGGTATGATTATCCAACTCTTTATTAAGAGCCCATCCAGCTTCAACTGCTGGCGTGTAAACAACTAAAGGCTTAATCGTTGAACCTGGACTTCTTTTTGATTGAGTTGCATAGTTGAAATTTCGGAAACCAGCTTTATCATCCCCTGCTACACGACCAACAACTC
The window above is part of the Streptococcus sp. Marseille-Q6470 genome. Proteins encoded here:
- a CDS encoding sigma factor, whose product is MMLEKYYHEVKAIVHKCRKEYYLHLWEKEDWDQEGMICLNELLENYPEFIEKRDKQFYTYFKTKFRNRILDAVRKQESYKRRLDRQAYEEVGKISHRLGEGGLLLDESYALQEVLKGYKAGLGKEKLELYERLIADERFKGRKAMLKELRQVLKDFSPKR